Proteins found in one Salvelinus alpinus chromosome 11, SLU_Salpinus.1, whole genome shotgun sequence genomic segment:
- the LOC139533964 gene encoding nucleoporin Nup37-like isoform X2, which yields MEDSGRGASYTVPCDDYVHVVEFSPFDSGSAASLLAYGGNQYVVVGTCRFQEEDMEVEGVEFTTLRVFHHALRVDCLAWSPESRLDKLPQLIRFCTAAADRKVRLLTSDLQNQHEVKVMEGHTSYINHLVFEPTEGKQMASVSDDHTCRVWDLEGNETTTFRLRSPGVSVCWHPEDAFKLMVAEKKGTIRFYDLVTQQAILSLDCGQSPLMSADWCLTNTIKVGAVTGSDWVIWDITRSSYPQEKRPAHVERAGNFRWSRVNENLFSTTGCPGKISSQLLVHHLGHPQPVMIGSATVGAGLSWHRSLPLCVIGGDRKLSFWMTEM from the exons ATGGAGGACTCAGGTCGAGGAGCCAGCTACACAGTGCCCTGTGACGACTACGTCCATGTGGTGGAGTTCAGCCCCTTTGACAGTGGCTCAGCTGCGTCCCTCCTGGCCTATGGAGGAAACCAGTATGTGGTGGTTGGCACCTGCCGCTTCCAG GAGGAGGACATGGAGGTAGAGGGGGTTGAATTCACCACACTGCGTGTTTTCCATCATGCGTTACGTGTGGATTGCCTCGCATGGAGCCCTGAGTCTCGGCTGGACAAGCTGCCCCAACTCATCAG ATTTTGCACTGCTGCAGCAGACAGAAAAGTGAGGCTGTTGACTTCTGATCTTCAGAATCAACATGAAGTCAAG GTGATGGAGGGTCACACCAGCTACATCAACCACTTAGTGTTCGAACCCACGGAGGGGAAACAAATGGCTTCCGTCAGCGATGACCATACATGCAG GGTGTGGGACCTGGAGGGGAATGAAACCACTACATTTAGACTACGCTCCCCTGGCGTCAGTGTGTGCTGGCATCCTGAAGATGCCTTCAAG CTGATGGTGGCCGAGAAGAAAGGGACGATACGCTTCTATGACCTGGTTACCCAGCAGGCCATTCTTTCTCTGGATTGCGGCCAGTCGCCGCTCATGTCGGCTGACTGGTGCCTCACCAATACCATCAAGGTGGGCGCGGTGACGGGCAGCGATTGGGTCATCTGGGATATTACCCGCTCCAG TTACCCACAAGAGAAGAGGCCTGCCCATGTAGAACGAGCAGGAAACTTCAG GTGGTCTCGGGTCAATGAGAATCTCTTCTCCACAACAGGATGTCCAGGAAAGATCAGCAGTCAGTTACTAGTACATCACCTGGGTCACCCACAG CCCGTGATGATTGGATCAGCCACGGTGGGGGCAGGTCTAAGCTGGCACAGGTCCCTCCCACTCTGTGTCATTGGCGGTGACCGAAAGCTCTCTTTTTGGATGACAGAAATGTAA
- the LOC139533964 gene encoding nucleoporin Nup37-like isoform X3 — protein MVVKSNQRVNTLDINITKNTFSMEDSGRGASYTVPCDDYVHVVEFSPFDSGSAASLLAYGGNQYVVVGTCRFQEEDMEVEGVEFTTLRVFHHALRVDCLAWSPESRLDKLPQLIRFCTAAADRKVRLLTSDLQNQHEVKVMEGHTSYINHLVFEPTEGKQMASVSDDHTCRVWDLEGNETTTFRLRSPGVSVCWHPEDAFKLMVAEKKGTIRFYDLVTQQAILSLDCGQSPLMSADWCLTNTIKVGAVTGSDWVIWDITRSSYPQEKRPAHVERAGNFRWSRVNENLFSTTGCPGKISSQLLVHHLGHPQPVMIGSATVGAGLSWHRSLPLCVIGGDRKLSFWMTEM, from the exons ATG GTGGTAAAGTCAAACCAAAGAGTAAATACACTGGACATAAACATCACCAAAAATACATTTAGCATGGAGGACTCAGGTCGAGGAGCCAGCTACACAGTGCCCTGTGACGACTACGTCCATGTGGTGGAGTTCAGCCCCTTTGACAGTGGCTCAGCTGCGTCCCTCCTGGCCTATGGAGGAAACCAGTATGTGGTGGTTGGCACCTGCCGCTTCCAG GAGGAGGACATGGAGGTAGAGGGGGTTGAATTCACCACACTGCGTGTTTTCCATCATGCGTTACGTGTGGATTGCCTCGCATGGAGCCCTGAGTCTCGGCTGGACAAGCTGCCCCAACTCATCAG ATTTTGCACTGCTGCAGCAGACAGAAAAGTGAGGCTGTTGACTTCTGATCTTCAGAATCAACATGAAGTCAAG GTGATGGAGGGTCACACCAGCTACATCAACCACTTAGTGTTCGAACCCACGGAGGGGAAACAAATGGCTTCCGTCAGCGATGACCATACATGCAG GGTGTGGGACCTGGAGGGGAATGAAACCACTACATTTAGACTACGCTCCCCTGGCGTCAGTGTGTGCTGGCATCCTGAAGATGCCTTCAAG CTGATGGTGGCCGAGAAGAAAGGGACGATACGCTTCTATGACCTGGTTACCCAGCAGGCCATTCTTTCTCTGGATTGCGGCCAGTCGCCGCTCATGTCGGCTGACTGGTGCCTCACCAATACCATCAAGGTGGGCGCGGTGACGGGCAGCGATTGGGTCATCTGGGATATTACCCGCTCCAG TTACCCACAAGAGAAGAGGCCTGCCCATGTAGAACGAGCAGGAAACTTCAG GTGGTCTCGGGTCAATGAGAATCTCTTCTCCACAACAGGATGTCCAGGAAAGATCAGCAGTCAGTTACTAGTACATCACCTGGGTCACCCACAG CCCGTGATGATTGGATCAGCCACGGTGGGGGCAGGTCTAAGCTGGCACAGGTCCCTCCCACTCTGTGTCATTGGCGGTGACCGAAAGCTCTCTTTTTGGATGACAGAAATGTAA
- the LOC139533964 gene encoding nucleoporin Nup37-like isoform X1, whose product MVRSNKDINWVVKSNQRVNTLDINITKNTFSMEDSGRGASYTVPCDDYVHVVEFSPFDSGSAASLLAYGGNQYVVVGTCRFQEEDMEVEGVEFTTLRVFHHALRVDCLAWSPESRLDKLPQLIRFCTAAADRKVRLLTSDLQNQHEVKVMEGHTSYINHLVFEPTEGKQMASVSDDHTCRVWDLEGNETTTFRLRSPGVSVCWHPEDAFKLMVAEKKGTIRFYDLVTQQAILSLDCGQSPLMSADWCLTNTIKVGAVTGSDWVIWDITRSSYPQEKRPAHVERAGNFRWSRVNENLFSTTGCPGKISSQLLVHHLGHPQPVMIGSATVGAGLSWHRSLPLCVIGGDRKLSFWMTEM is encoded by the exons ATGGTACGTTCCAACAAGGACATCAACTGG GTGGTAAAGTCAAACCAAAGAGTAAATACACTGGACATAAACATCACCAAAAATACATTTAGCATGGAGGACTCAGGTCGAGGAGCCAGCTACACAGTGCCCTGTGACGACTACGTCCATGTGGTGGAGTTCAGCCCCTTTGACAGTGGCTCAGCTGCGTCCCTCCTGGCCTATGGAGGAAACCAGTATGTGGTGGTTGGCACCTGCCGCTTCCAG GAGGAGGACATGGAGGTAGAGGGGGTTGAATTCACCACACTGCGTGTTTTCCATCATGCGTTACGTGTGGATTGCCTCGCATGGAGCCCTGAGTCTCGGCTGGACAAGCTGCCCCAACTCATCAG ATTTTGCACTGCTGCAGCAGACAGAAAAGTGAGGCTGTTGACTTCTGATCTTCAGAATCAACATGAAGTCAAG GTGATGGAGGGTCACACCAGCTACATCAACCACTTAGTGTTCGAACCCACGGAGGGGAAACAAATGGCTTCCGTCAGCGATGACCATACATGCAG GGTGTGGGACCTGGAGGGGAATGAAACCACTACATTTAGACTACGCTCCCCTGGCGTCAGTGTGTGCTGGCATCCTGAAGATGCCTTCAAG CTGATGGTGGCCGAGAAGAAAGGGACGATACGCTTCTATGACCTGGTTACCCAGCAGGCCATTCTTTCTCTGGATTGCGGCCAGTCGCCGCTCATGTCGGCTGACTGGTGCCTCACCAATACCATCAAGGTGGGCGCGGTGACGGGCAGCGATTGGGTCATCTGGGATATTACCCGCTCCAG TTACCCACAAGAGAAGAGGCCTGCCCATGTAGAACGAGCAGGAAACTTCAG GTGGTCTCGGGTCAATGAGAATCTCTTCTCCACAACAGGATGTCCAGGAAAGATCAGCAGTCAGTTACTAGTACATCACCTGGGTCACCCACAG CCCGTGATGATTGGATCAGCCACGGTGGGGGCAGGTCTAAGCTGGCACAGGTCCCTCCCACTCTGTGTCATTGGCGGTGACCGAAAGCTCTCTTTTTGGATGACAGAAATGTAA
- the LOC139533965 gene encoding pro-MCH 2-like, producing MISLYSVIFTLVLFSEFNTRSVVLAVPTGKLDEGRTEQESLRSILGEDMMSDDALAAPRFRQDHILDNGQDDGNTKIIILSDIGLKGHTRRGMNTAFSRALPVLPDRGTDHSPAEYSLKVERREADLEMLRCMIGRVYRPCSQA from the exons ATGATCTCCCTATACTCTGTTATATTCACACTGGTGCTGTTCTCTGAGTTTAACACCCGCTCGGTCGTCTTAGCTGTACCGACAGGCAAGCTGGACGAGGGTAGGACAGAGCAGGAGAGCCTGCGATCGATACTAGGCGAAGACATGATGAGCGACGACGCTCTGGCTGCCCCGAGGTTCAGACAGGACCACATCCTGGACAACGGACAGGACGACGGCAACACAAAGATCATCATCCTTTCA GACATTGGACTGAAAGGGCACACCAGACGTGGCATGAACACAGCTTTCTCCCGAGCCCTTCCTGTCCTCCCCGACCGAGGCACAGATCACTCTCCTGCTGAATATAGCCTGAAAGTAGAGCGCAGGGAGGCCGACCTTGAGA TGCTGCGATGCATGATAGGACGAGTGTACCGACCCTGTTCGCAAGCATAA